Proteins from one Kazachstania africana CBS 2517 chromosome 1, complete genome genomic window:
- the LIN1 gene encoding U5 snRNP complex subunit LIN1 (similar to Saccharomyces cerevisiae LIN1 (YHR156C); ancestral locus Anc_1.96): MEEYVYDPSNPLKLKRKFETDSADENIVESFPSKSKRSKLKDYNFLDDDSDNDGAEIYDSDYSGENDNVQEDDTSDISASSNKTNSKKRKTIRLMDMKQFKEENLENLQSDGDDLQPQDNVNKIVKFNVDEELENGIFDKDGNYIEVESKNDEEKWMDEVENIESVAAAKAKQYKFNRERQQRSQRKGRHYMIDEALYRLQFLVSTNGDTVLQTLGKLNKLRKSYEDATDNTDAVRYITNSIELLMDLTEILQRKGYDDVYSLNRKNIIDSIEEESLTDQFKIDFRKNKIWSFKWLNKTDKISEYYTCYEMNYWKKTFFKGNVIVKFKDEKDEMKNWLHISCLEFM; the protein is encoded by the coding sequence ATGGAGGAGTATGTTTATGACCCTAGCAATCCATTAAAGCTCAAAAGAAAGTTTGAAACCGACTCTGCTGATGAGAATATAGTCGAAAGTTTTCCATCTAAAAGCAAAAGGTCCAAATTAAAGGATTACAACTTCTTAGATGACGATTCTGACAATGATGGTGCAGAAATTTACGATAGTGACTATAGTGGAGAGAACGACAATGTCCAAGAAGATGATACCAGTGATATTTCTGCTTCTAGTAATAAAACAAATAGTAAAAAGCGTAAAACAATACGGCTGATGGATATGAAgcaattcaaagaagaaaatctgGAAAATCTTCAGTCAGACGGCGATGATCTTCAACCTCAAGACAACGTCAATAAAATAGTAAAATTCAATGTcgatgaagaattagaaaatggCATATTTGATAAGGATGGTAATTACATTGAAGTAGAATCGAAGAATGACGAAGAAAAATGGATGgatgaagttgaaaatattgaaagtgTTGCTGCTGCCAAAGCAAAACAATATAAATTTAATCGAGAGAGACAGCAACGTTCACAACGTAAAGGGAGACATTATATGATTGATGAAGCCTTATACAGGTTACAGTTTCTTGTTTCCACCAATGGGGATACAGTTTTGCAGACTTTGGGAAAGCTTAATAAACTTCGAAAGTCTTACGAGGATGCAACTGATAATACGGATGCTGTACGATATATAACCAACTCAATTGAGCTGTTAATGGACCTTACTGaaatattacaaagaaaaggaTACGACGACGTTTACAGTCTTAATCGCAAGAATATCATTGATTCTATTGAGGAGGAGTCGTTGACTGATCAATTCAAAATAGATTTCCGAAAGAATAAGATCTGGAGCTTTAAATGGCTCAATAAAACCGACAAAATTAGTGAATATTACACATGTTATGAGATGAACTATTGGAAaaaaactttcttcaaaggTAATGTCATAGTCAAGTTTAAAGAcgaaaaagatgaaatgaaaaattggctTCATATCTCATGCCTGGAATTTATGTGA
- the ZIM17 gene encoding Zim17p (similar to Saccharomyces cerevisiae ZIM17 (YNL310C); ancestral locus Anc_3.36), translating into MSVVCRRGIIGRVVPRISLLSRTYAPVLHLGYRATQTAKFGTIASYRYQQNNDFKHLGSFKVDQPKLMLAFTCKKCNNRSSHVISKQAYTKGTVLVTCPDCKNRHLIADHLKIFDDNHITIEDILKLKGESVSTSTDDLIFDEIPDALKESIGHYAKDAPAHLKKQLDNTTIHSLPHNED; encoded by the coding sequence ATGTCAGTTGTTTGCAGACGAGGAATCATTGGTAGAGTTGTCCCTAGAATCTCCTTATTGTCACGTACCTACGCTCCAGTTCTGCATCTTGGCTACCGTGCCACTCAAACGGCTAAATTTGGTACCATTGCGTCGTACAGGTACCAACAAAATAACGACTTCAAACATCTAGGATCTTTCAAAGTTGACCAACCAAAGTTGATGCTAGCTTTTACATGCAAGAAATGTAATAACAGGTCATCTCACGTCATTTCCAAACAGGCATACACTAAGGGCACAGTACTAGTAACGTGTCCTGATTGCAAGAATAGACATCTCATAGCAGACCatctgaaaatatttgatgataaCCACATCACCATTGAGGATATTCTCAAACTGAAAGGTGAATCTGTCTCAACTTCAACGGACGATCtcatatttgatgaaattcCAGACGCTCTAAAAGAATCCATTGGCCATTACGCTAAAGATGCACCAGCccatttgaagaagcaatTAGATAACACCACAATCCATTCATTACCACATAACGAAGATTGA
- the STB1 gene encoding Stb1p (similar to Saccharomyces cerevisiae STB1 (YNL309W) and YOL131W; ancestral locus Anc_3.37) — protein MTNVRMSPEKEQEIASKILQRAELAQMTRQLKLGLSRVPTPKLTNALSRESSNLDDDTASKKRSSNDFPHGDRESNDLDKTEDSITNTSPLKKRDIVKANQSHSSSSSSSLDSEAIPSSSSTSTSNDNDIMTTNRTLMKSPIRAASPPITTTNIPRNVPSTPGRHASSGTFMTPKRGLSTKRSSFNDSNNNHETDSGADLLMYLATSPYVSARRNSIQKGTQVLPTTPSHYYNISNSNNNNDPVRFSSIKPSISSPQSTFKVPPLISNNTNSNNTLSFDDVLMASPSIFSNNTHNNTVATALTQQKKTPSKSDAPSTPSRELTQQTNLATQPMSSNVNNINAKNLLKTPNFNMGDYIHNLFSPSPNFSFRRNSLTNFNFNQDLGK, from the coding sequence ATGACAAATGTTCGAATGTCTCCTGAAAAGGAGCAAGAGATTGCATCGAAAATTCTTCAGAGAGCTGAATTGGCTCAAATGACGCGTCAATTGAAACTTGGTTTGAGTAGAGTACCCACTCCAAAATTGACCAATGCTCTATCAAGAGAATCCAGTAatttagatgatgatacaGCATCGAAAAAACGTTCTAGTAACGATTTCCCACATGGTGATAGAGAGTCTAATGATCTAGATAAAACTGAAGATTCAATCACCAATACGTCACCTTTGAAAAAGCGCGACATCGTCAAGGCCAACCAGAGTcattcatcatcttcttcttcttctttagaTTCTGAAGCAATTCCATCTTCAAGTTCCACGTCAACttcaaatgataatgacaTTATGACGACGAACAGGACACTTATGAAGAGCCCAATTCGTGCTGCTTCTCCCCCTATCACCACAACTAACATTCCACGGAACGTACCATCAACCCCTGGAAGACACGCTTCAAGCGGTACTTTCATGACACCTAAACGTGGATTGTCTACAAAGAGAAGTTCATTTAACGATAGTAATAACAATCATGAAACTGATTCAGGCGCTGATTTATTGATGTATTTGGCTACAAGCCCCTACGTCTCtgcaagaagaaattcGATACAAAAAGGTACTCAGGTTCTCCCCACTACCCCATCGCATTACTAtaacatttcaaattcaaataataacaacgACCCAGTAAGATTTTCTTCCATAAAACCATCGATATCTTCACCACAATCGACATTCAAAGTGCCTCCTTTGATtagtaataatactaaCAGTAATAATACGCTATCATTTGATGATGTTTTAATGGCCTCTCCTTCAATTTTCAGTAACAACACACACAATAATACGGTAGCTACTGCACTAACGCAGCAGAAGAAAACACCATCAAAGTCAGATGCTCCAAGTACACCTTCAAGGGAATTGACGCAGCAGACAAACCTTGCTACACAGCCAATGAGTTCCAATGTCAACAACATTAATGctaaaaatcttttaaaaacaccaaatttcaatatggGAGATTATATTCATAATTTATTCAGTCCATCACCTAACTTTTCATTCAGACGAAACAGTTTAAcgaatttcaattttaatcAAGATTTAggtaaataa
- the MRPS18 gene encoding mitochondrial 37S ribosomal protein uS11m MRPS18 (similar to Saccharomyces cerevisiae MRPS18 (YNL306W); ancestral locus Anc_3.42) codes for MLRSSIFKVGLNDLKFAQVRFNSSSAPKFSFTIPSSTAVDADEELANVMNPLVRNSKMKPNVQVKKYIMHCNFKKNNTHITYCAQEEDLNYLKLNPGLSYNDKLLYYFKLPERVRFSISTGCLGFRKATRGEYEAGFQTAVKAFQLVEDKNLVNKDIEIVMRDFGKGRAAFIAALNGKEGNNIRKYVKKISDATPLKFGGVRSPRIRRL; via the coding sequence ATGCTCAGGTCTAGCATTTTCAAGGTAGGTTTGAACGATCTGAAGTTCGCCCAAGTCCGATTCAATAGCAGCTCTGCCCCTAAATTTTCGTTTACTATACCATCTTCGACAGCAGTAGACGCTGATGAAGAGCTGGCCAATGTGATGAACCCATTGGTACGAAATAGCAAAATGAAACCTAACGTCCAGgttaaaaaatatattatgCATTgtaatttcaagaagaacaaTACTCATATAACGTACTGTGCACAggaagaagatttgaacTACTTGAAATTGAATCCAGGTTTATCTTATAATGATAAactattatattatttcaaaCTACCAGAAAGAGTGAGGTTCTCCATTTCGACGGGATGCCTTGGGTTCAGAAAGGCTACTAGAGGCGAATACGAGGCAGGCTTTCAAACAGCAGTGAAAGCTTTCCAATTGGTTGAAGACAAAAATCTTGttaataaagatattgaaatagtAATGAGAGATTTTGGCAAGGGTAGAGCCGCGTTCATTGCAGCATTGAACGGGAAAGAAGGTAATAATATCAGAAAATACGTCAAGAAAATCAGTGATGCTACGCCTTTGAAATTTGGTGGTGTAAGATCACCACGTATCAGAAGACTATAG
- the KRI1 gene encoding Kri1p (similar to Saccharomyces cerevisiae KRI1 (YNL308C); ancestral locus Anc_3.39) — protein MPRKKSAAKKAREASKKEATVASSTVENEAKHATETKKNVQIEENSDDDSMASSSSEDEDDFGELITEEVEEGINKVLNAIRNNETDKLLDPNNKFFEDPENAVEKMEKDKKHKPIYLKDYHRMNILSGSVGEDEEEHETVDGKQSFVSQQKEERAQLLNEINNAFDDEKEDEDEGEDDFLTKKVPTKMREEKVHLPDPTRNEEDFLDAFVNSQAWIPQKGDKVISLDNEDDEEFDNAVETFENAYNFRYEDPNAAEIVSYARTQATLRRSDTGSRRRKRDEEKRLKENAKQEKENAIQKKKVKKANKLTDVLEQLKKEYGAEIDEKTVNKITKALLNNDYEEKDWDNVIAELFNEEFYNPIEKPTWDDDLMNDGMYDEEEGEENGEEVDDQEVEEGESEESQTKKSKKEKKKDVKKEKRKLAEMVDKAIEQNKVAIIDEAENETRGRSLAKNEGEVKFRYREVSPESFGLTTRDIFAADDADLNDFISLKKFAPYRPKELRAKDKRKVTKAKRIRDWKKKVFKNDNGPVISGGLNEDEIAIPVEKKQKKHKKHGHHKK, from the coding sequence ATGCCTAGAAAGAAGTCTGCTGCTAAGAAAGCTAGAGAAGCAAGTAAGAAAGAAGCCACTGTCGCTTCAAGTACAGTTGAAAACGAAGCTAAACATGCTACTGagaccaaaaaaaatgtacaAATCGAGGAAAattctgatgatgatagCATGGCGTCATCTTCTagtgaagatgaagatgattttgGTGAATTAATAACAGAAGAAGTGGAAGAGGGTATTAATAAGGTTTTAAATGCAATCAGAAATAACGAAACTGATAAATTGTTGGATCCAAATAACAAGTTTTTCGAAGACCCAGAAAATGCTGtagaaaaaatggaaaaagaTAAGAAACACAAACCAATATATCTAAAGGATTATCATagaatgaatattttgtcTGGTTCCGTTGGTGAGGATGAGGAAGAACACGAAACCGTAGATGGCAAACAGTCTTTTGTATCGcaacaaaaagaagagagagCCCAATTATTGAACGAAATCAATAATGCATTTGACGATGAGAAAGAAGACGAAGATGAAGGAGAAGACGATTTTTTGACCAAGAAAGTTCCAACTAAAATGAGGGAAGAAAAAGTTCATTTACCAGACCCAACTAGAAACGAAGAGGACTTTTTGGACGCTTTTGTTAATAGTCAAGCCTGGATCCCTCAAAAGGGCGACAAAGTGATATCCTTAGACAacgaagatgatgaagaatttgataatgccgtagaaacttttgaaaatgcatACAATTTCCGTTATGAAGATCCTAATGCAGCTGAGATTGTTTCATATGCTCGTACTCAAGCCACCCTAAGAAGATCTGATACTGGCTCTCgtagaagaaagagagatgAGGAAAAGAGACTGAAGGAAAATGCCaaacaagaaaaggaaaacgctatacaaaagaagaaagtgaagaagGCTAATAAATTGACTGATGTACTAGAACAGctgaaaaaagaatacGGAgctgaaattgatgaaaaaacCGTAAATAAGATAACAAAGGCTcttttaaataatgattatgaagaaaaagattgGGACAATGTAATTGCAgaacttttcaatgaagaattttataACCCAATAGAAAAACCAACGTGGGATGATGATTTGATGAATGATGGCATGtacgatgaagaagaaggcgAAGAAAATGGAGAAGAAGTCGACGACCAGGAGGTCGAAGAAGGAGAATCTGAAGAATCACAAACCAAGAAAtcgaagaaagaaaagaagaaggatgtcaaaaaggagaaaagaaaactagCTGAAATGGTGGACAAAGCCATCGAACAGAATAAAGTTGCTATCATTGACGAAGcggaaaatgaaacaagAGGAAGATCTCTTGCTAAAAACGAGGGTGAGGTTAAATTCCGTTATCGTGAAGTGTCGCCAGAATCCTTTGGTTTAACAACAAGAGATATATTTGCTGCTGATGATGCTGACttaaatgatttcatcagtttgaaaaaatttgcTCCATATAGACCTAAAGAATTGAGAGCTAAAGATAAGAGAAAAGTCACGAAAgcaaaaagaattagagattggaagaagaaagtattTAAGAATGACAATGGTCCAGTCATTTCAGGTGGTCTCAATGAAGACGAAATAGCCATACCCGTTgagaagaaacaaaagaagcATAAGAAACATGGACATCATAAAAAATGA
- the RPL25 gene encoding 60S ribosomal protein uL23 (similar to Saccharomyces cerevisiae RPL25 (YOL127W); ancestral locus Anc_3.43), translating to MAPSAKATAAKKAVVKGTNGKKALKVRTSATFRLPKTLKLARSPKYASKSVPHYNRLDSYKVIEQPITSETAMKKVEDGNTLVFQVSLKSNKYQIKKAVKELYSVDVLSVNTLVRPNGTKKAFVRLTADYDALDIANRIGYI from the exons atggCTCCATCTG CTAAAGCTACTGCTGCTAAAAAGGCTGTTGTTAAGGGTACTAACGGTAAGAAGGCCTTAAAGGTCAGAACCTCTGCCACTTTCAGATTACCAAAGACCTTAAAGTTAGCTAGATCTCCAAAATATGCTTCCAAGTCTGTTCCACACTACAACAGATTAGACTCATACAAGGTCATCGAACAACCAATCACTTCTGAAACTGCTATGAAGAAGGTTGAAGACGGTAACACTCTAGTTTTCCAAGTTTCCTTAAAGTCTAACAAATACCAAATCAAGAAGGCCGTCAAGGAATTATACTCTGTTGATGTCTTATCTGTTAACACTTTAGTTAGACCAAACGGTACCAAGAAGGCTTTCGTTAGATTAACTGCTGATTACGATGCTTTAGACATTGCTAACAGAATCGGTTACATCTAA
- the SKP2 gene encoding putative SCF ubiquitin ligase complex subunit SKP2 (similar to Saccharomyces cerevisiae YNL311C; ancestral locus Anc_3.35), translated as MKGLQLLSKPRIFPFNTSNEAASVHSRNVTTEKNSSKYALITLPDDIFKSVIDHLDTESLLSLCLTNHAFYDKISKEFLYKDVKLRSKISLLKFNSLIHSKKAKLRLLVSSIQFKNPQSQDSLLKYAKFYQGNKTDDTTIAGSYNYTLSEGEDKSPRKFKTSDRLKEIENCYFQYTYIELMLDIIDNLPNLTHITLNDLEPNFKIPLWYSVMNDNSKNFIKKIINNEQSMNNDDLRNFEISTKFVKNYKSRIDCLPRFQKLELKSKKSVHLRSNLLCCFGLIDELILDGVIIDSLSLDTPMEFIPLVLERQDSKFYSVHTTFTSLILKNCQIISGNGILRLFNQFFKRLKRLSLLQVRSKYDILISNCFPSLRELTIDCNSKCFTHPVLIDETYYYDIAQENDIDLNEDVTSISETLLDRPVPEKQLQIPAPTSSVILSSNGNYISSTFSDAVRTKKSKDAIPLTKPQWQYFKEIRVPSFHVFYHNFKHVWDKLPKRNININIVNIPFTNVFPLSPAVYWERFLFTNDQETLVGCSQTLAAEQYPWTNDILNCLQDGIEELNKHKTQIGDSNLYIMDNLNFEIDRFNNFHNYKNFKDIPYINLFFFFSLLSKFSSIKIKMLRRWINSTKRTRYDWELLLRALLLNVNVPVEVRDQDGFILYSYGDMRQRTI; from the coding sequence ATGAAAGGATTACAATTGCTGAGTAAACCAAGAATCTTCCCCTTCAATACTTCAAACGAGGCAGCAAGTGTACACTCCAGAAACGTTACAACTGAAAAAAACTCTTCTAAGTATGCTTTAATCACACTACCTGAtgacattttcaaatcagtAATAGATCATCTAGACACCGAATCTTTACTATCATTGTGCTTGACGAATCATGCATTTTATGACAAGATTTCTAAAGAGTTCCTCTATAAAGATGTCAAATTGAGGTcgaaaatatcattattgaagTTTAACTCCctaattcattcaaaaaaagCTAAGCTCCGGTTATTAGTGAGTTCtattcaatttaaaaaCCCTCAGTCTCAGGATTCTTTATTAAAATATGCCAAATTTTATCAAGGTAACAAGACTGATGATACTACAATTGCAGGATCGTACAATTATACACTTTCAGAGGGTGAAGATAAGTCACCGAGAAAGTTCAAAACCTCAGATAGGCTAAAAGAGATAGAAAATTGTTATTTCCAATATACTTACATCGAGTTAATGCTCGATATCATTGATAATCTGCCCAATTTAACTCATATCACTTTAAATGACCTGGAACcgaatttcaaaataccATTATGGTATTCAGTAATGAATGATAACTCTAAAAACttcataaaaaaaattattaacaaTGAACAATCAATGAACAATGACGATCTAAggaattttgaaatttccacgaaatttgtcaaaaattataaatcAAGGATAGATTGTTTACcaagatttcaaaagttgGAATTAAAATCCAAAAAAAGTGTTCACTTGAGATCAAATTTACTCTGCTGCTTTGGTCTTATAGACGAACTCATATTAGATGGCGTCATCATCGATTCTCTTTCGCTAGATACCCCTATGGAATTCATACCTTTAGTCCTCGAGAGACAAGATTCGAAATTCTATAGCGTTCATACAACTTTCACTTCACttattttaaaaaattgtcaaaTTATTTCTGGAAATGGGATACTGAGATTAttcaaccaattttttaagAGACTTAAACGACTCTCTTTATTACAAGTCAGAAGCAAATACGACATATTAATATCCAATTGTTTCCCCTCTTTGAGAGAACTAACGATTGACTGTAATAGCAAATGTTTCACGCATCCCGTTCTCATTGACGAAACTTATTATTACGATATTGCTCAAGAAAATGAcattgatttgaatgaagaCGTAACTTCAATATCCGAAACTTTGCTAGATAGACCTGTACCAGAAAAACAGCTACAGATACCTGCACCAACGTCTTCAGTTATCTTATCGTCAAATGGGAATTACATCTCAAGTACATTTTCTGATGCAGTACGcacaaaaaaaagcaaagaCGCCATACCACTCACTAAACCACAGTGGCAATATTTTAAGGAAATTAGAGTACCGTCTTTCCACGTCTTTTATCACAATTTCAAGCATGTGTGGGATAAGTTACCTAAAcgaaatatcaatattaatATTGTTAATATTCCCTTTACTAATGTCTTTCCCTTGTCTCCGGCTGTCTATTGGGAACGATTCTTGTTTACGAATGACCAGGAAACATTGGTAGGCTGTTCTCAGACACTTGCTGCGGAACAATACCCATGGACCAACGATATATTGAATTGTCTTCAAGATGGGATTGAGGAATTAAATAAACACAAGACTCAAATAGGTGACTCAAACCTATACATTATGGACAACTTGAATTTTGAGATTGATAGATTTAATAACTTTCATAATTATAAGAACTTCAAAGATATTCCATACATTAATctgttcttctttttcagtCTACTTTCCAAGTTTAGTTCAATTAAAATCAAGATGTTAAGAAGATGGATAAATTCCACAAAAAGAACACGGTACGACTGGGAACTACTACTGAGAGCATTGCTGTTGAATGTGAATGTTCCGGTGGAAGTAAGAGATCAAGATGGCTtcattttatattcttATGGTGATATGAGACAGCGCACTATTTaa